Proteins encoded within one genomic window of Oryza glaberrima chromosome 12, OglaRS2, whole genome shotgun sequence:
- the LOC127756795 gene encoding protein ZINC INDUCED FACILITATOR-LIKE 1-like isoform X4 gives MEEEVPLLKGDYHQGCPGCAYDRKKEVYRGLPYKEFLYLWMICLTAALPISSLFPFLYFMIRDLHVAKRTEGASFMFGRCLTSTVWGIAADRIGRKPVVVFGIFAVVIFNTLFGLSFTYWMAIATRFLLGALNGLLGPIKAYAIEVCRPEHEALALSLVSTAWGIGLIIGPAIGGYLSQPAEKFPNVFSPDSLFARFPYFLPCLCISVFAAVVLIGCIWMPETLHKHKADASRSQTVEALESHLIDPKEKADQNGSLDCKKSLLRNWPLMSSIILYCVFSFHDMAYTEIFSLWAESDRKYGGLSLSSEDVGQVLAITGVSLLVYQLFIYPRINKVIGHIKASRIAAILCIPILFAYPYMTYLSGPGLTIILNIASVIKNNLGVTIITGCFILQNNAVPQDQRGAANGLAMTGMSFFKAVAPAGAGIVFSWAQKRQHASFLPGDQMVFFLLNLFELLGLILTFKPFLAVPEQHDTN, from the exons atggaAGAGGAGGTGCCGTTGCTTAAGGGGGACTACCACCAAGGTTGCCCCGGCTGTGCCTACGATCGCAAGAAGGAGGTCTACAGGGGATTGCCTTACAAGGAATTCCTCTATCTCTGGATGATCTGCCTCACCGCCG CTTTACCAATATCATCATTGTTCCCCTTCTTGTACTTCATG ATAAGAGACTTGCATGTTGCAAAAAGGACAGAAG GTGCTTCGTTTATGTTCGGTCGATGTTTGACTTCAACTGTTTGGGGAATAGCAGCAGATCGTATTGGGAGGAAACCAGTTGTTGTGTTTGGCATTTTTGCGGT GGTCATATTTAATACGCTATTTGGGCTTAGTTTCACCTATTGGATGGCAATAGCTACAAGATTCCTTCTTGGTGCTTTAAATGGTTTACTTGGGCCAATAAAG GCCTATGCAATTGAAGTTTGCCGACCTGAACATGAAGCACTTGCATTGTCACTT gtTAGCACAGCATGGGGAATAGGTCTTATCATTGGTCCAGCTATTGGAGGCTACCTTTCACAG CCTGCAGAGAAATTTCCCAATGTCTTTTCCCCTGACTCACTGTTTGCAAG GTTCCCATATTTCTTACCCTGCTTGTGCATATCAGTCTTTGCTGCTGTTGTTCTCATAGGCTGCATATGGATGCCA GAGACATTACACAAGCATAAAGCTGATGCAAGTAGATCCCAAACTGTTGAAGCTTTGGAGAGCcatttgattgatccaaaagaAAAGGCTGACCAAAATGGTAGTTTGGACTGCAAGAAGAGCTTATTGAGAAATTGGCCCTTGATGTCCTCCATAATTCTCTATTGTGTCTTCTCCTTTCATGATATGGCTTATACAGAG ATATTCTCTCTATGGGCAGAAAGTGACAGGAAGTACGGTGGGCTGAGTTTGTCATCTGAAGATGTGGGTCAAGTGCTTGCAATCACAG GTGTCAGTCTTCTTGTGTATCAACTCTTCATTTATCCTCGTATCAATAAGGTTATAGGGCATATTAAGGCTTCTCGAATTGCAGCT ATTCTGTGCATACCTATTCTCTTTGCATATCCATATATGACATACCTATCGGGACCTGGATTAACGATCATACTGAACATTGCGTcagttataaaaaataatcttgGT GTGACCATCATTACAGGCTGTTTCATCCTACAAAATAATGCTGTG CCTCAAGACCAACGAGGGGCTGCTAATGGCTTGGCAATGACAGGAATGTCCTTTTTTAAGGCAGTGGCTCCAGCAGGGGCGGGCATTGT GTTCTCGTGGGCACAAAAACGCCAGCATGCTTCCTTCCTTCCAG GTGATCAGATGGTGTTCTTTCTTTTGAATCTCTTCGAGTTGCTTGGACTTATCCTCACTTTCAAACCCTTTCTGGCCGTACCAGAGCAGCACGATACAAATTAG
- the LOC127756795 gene encoding protein ZINC INDUCED FACILITATOR-LIKE 1-like isoform X3 — MEEEVPLLKGDYHQGCPGCAYDRKKEVYRGLPYKEFLYLWMICLTAALPISSLFPFLYFMIRDLHVAKRTEGIGFYAGFVGASFMFGRCLTSTVWGIAADRIGRKPVVVFGIFAVVIFNTLFGLSFTYWMAIATRFLLGALNGLLGPIKAYAIEVCRPEHEALALSLVSTAWGIGLIIGPAIGGYLSQPAEKFPNVFSPDSLFARFPYFLPCLCISVFAAVVLIGCIWMPETLHKHKADASRSQTVEALESHLIDPKEKADQNGSLDCKKSLLRNWPLMSSIILYCVFSFHDMAYTEIFSLWAESDRKYGGLSLSSEDVGQVLAITGVSLLVYQLFIYPRINKVIGHIKASRIAAILCIPILFAYPYMTYLSGPGLTIILNIASVIKNNLGVTIITGCFILQNNAVPQDQRGAANGLAMTGMSFFKAVAPAGAGIVFSWAQKRQHASFLPGDQMVFFLLNLFELLGLILTFKPFLAVPEQHDTN, encoded by the exons atggaAGAGGAGGTGCCGTTGCTTAAGGGGGACTACCACCAAGGTTGCCCCGGCTGTGCCTACGATCGCAAGAAGGAGGTCTACAGGGGATTGCCTTACAAGGAATTCCTCTATCTCTGGATGATCTGCCTCACCGCCG CTTTACCAATATCATCATTGTTCCCCTTCTTGTACTTCATG ATAAGAGACTTGCATGTTGCAAAAAGGACAGAAGGTATTGGGTTCTATGCCGGCTTTGTGG GTGCTTCGTTTATGTTCGGTCGATGTTTGACTTCAACTGTTTGGGGAATAGCAGCAGATCGTATTGGGAGGAAACCAGTTGTTGTGTTTGGCATTTTTGCGGT GGTCATATTTAATACGCTATTTGGGCTTAGTTTCACCTATTGGATGGCAATAGCTACAAGATTCCTTCTTGGTGCTTTAAATGGTTTACTTGGGCCAATAAAG GCCTATGCAATTGAAGTTTGCCGACCTGAACATGAAGCACTTGCATTGTCACTT gtTAGCACAGCATGGGGAATAGGTCTTATCATTGGTCCAGCTATTGGAGGCTACCTTTCACAG CCTGCAGAGAAATTTCCCAATGTCTTTTCCCCTGACTCACTGTTTGCAAG GTTCCCATATTTCTTACCCTGCTTGTGCATATCAGTCTTTGCTGCTGTTGTTCTCATAGGCTGCATATGGATGCCA GAGACATTACACAAGCATAAAGCTGATGCAAGTAGATCCCAAACTGTTGAAGCTTTGGAGAGCcatttgattgatccaaaagaAAAGGCTGACCAAAATGGTAGTTTGGACTGCAAGAAGAGCTTATTGAGAAATTGGCCCTTGATGTCCTCCATAATTCTCTATTGTGTCTTCTCCTTTCATGATATGGCTTATACAGAG ATATTCTCTCTATGGGCAGAAAGTGACAGGAAGTACGGTGGGCTGAGTTTGTCATCTGAAGATGTGGGTCAAGTGCTTGCAATCACAG GTGTCAGTCTTCTTGTGTATCAACTCTTCATTTATCCTCGTATCAATAAGGTTATAGGGCATATTAAGGCTTCTCGAATTGCAGCT ATTCTGTGCATACCTATTCTCTTTGCATATCCATATATGACATACCTATCGGGACCTGGATTAACGATCATACTGAACATTGCGTcagttataaaaaataatcttgGT GTGACCATCATTACAGGCTGTTTCATCCTACAAAATAATGCTGTG CCTCAAGACCAACGAGGGGCTGCTAATGGCTTGGCAATGACAGGAATGTCCTTTTTTAAGGCAGTGGCTCCAGCAGGGGCGGGCATTGT GTTCTCGTGGGCACAAAAACGCCAGCATGCTTCCTTCCTTCCAG GTGATCAGATGGTGTTCTTTCTTTTGAATCTCTTCGAGTTGCTTGGACTTATCCTCACTTTCAAACCCTTTCTGGCCGTACCAGAGCAGCACGATACAAATTAG